A DNA window from Pseudomonas resinovorans NBRC 106553 contains the following coding sequences:
- a CDS encoding carbamoyltransferase: protein MALTILGLSGALSHDPSAALYIDGKLIAAAEEERFVRDKHAKNRMPYESAKFCLEQAGIKPSDVDVVAIPFAPISLFGKARWHYAKRYWYAPDRALDAILMGNRRYKRYRKKIVWCLEQLGFDAKKVKIEPVEHHLAHASSAYHCSGFKEKTAILGIDGKGEYATTFFGWGENGKIHKIKEFFDPDSLGGLYGAITEYLGFEMLDGEFKVMGMAPYGDAAKYDFSRLAKFENGELTINTDYANVIGFRRYKENGKGFYFSPKLIEWLGPKRQGDIADDPYIHYAASMQALFEKLALEMMDYYLGDIIRETGKIAFAGGCALNVKLNQKIIARPEVKELFVQPASGDAGTSVGAAAYVSVKRGVPVEKMEHVYLGPSFSNEDVIAACARHPQKPVFKRIDNTPQRIARIMVDANPVAWFQGRMEFGPRALGGRSIIGCLSVAGVADRINEQIKFRERWRPFCPSMLDTVAAQMLKVDHPSPFMTFTFEVNDEWKNRVGEVVHEDGTSRAQVLERRHNPRWYDLMKELEVLTGNGVSLNTSLNRRGEPMICSPTDALNMFYGSDLQYLIMEDILVVKEGKDWYDNVG, encoded by the coding sequence GTGGCACTGACGATTCTCGGCCTTTCCGGCGCTCTCAGCCATGATCCCTCCGCCGCGCTCTACATCGACGGCAAGCTGATCGCGGCCGCCGAAGAAGAGCGCTTCGTGCGCGACAAGCACGCGAAGAATCGCATGCCCTACGAGTCGGCCAAGTTCTGCCTGGAGCAGGCCGGCATCAAGCCCTCCGACGTCGACGTGGTGGCCATTCCCTTCGCCCCCATCAGCCTGTTCGGCAAGGCCCGCTGGCACTACGCCAAGCGCTACTGGTACGCCCCGGATCGCGCGCTGGACGCCATTCTCATGGGCAACCGCCGCTACAAGCGCTACCGCAAGAAGATCGTCTGGTGCCTGGAGCAACTGGGCTTCGACGCCAAGAAGGTGAAGATCGAGCCGGTGGAGCACCACCTGGCCCACGCCTCCAGTGCCTACCACTGCTCCGGCTTCAAGGAGAAGACCGCGATCCTCGGGATCGACGGCAAGGGCGAGTACGCCACCACCTTCTTCGGCTGGGGCGAGAACGGCAAGATCCACAAGATCAAGGAGTTCTTCGATCCGGACTCCCTCGGTGGCCTCTATGGCGCGATCACCGAGTACCTCGGCTTCGAGATGCTCGACGGCGAGTTCAAGGTCATGGGCATGGCGCCCTACGGTGACGCCGCCAAGTACGATTTCTCGCGCCTGGCCAAGTTCGAGAACGGCGAGCTGACCATCAACACCGACTACGCCAACGTGATCGGCTTCCGTCGCTACAAGGAAAACGGCAAGGGCTTCTACTTCTCGCCCAAGCTGATCGAGTGGCTGGGTCCGAAACGCCAGGGCGACATCGCTGACGACCCCTACATCCACTACGCCGCCAGCATGCAGGCCCTGTTCGAGAAGCTGGCGCTGGAGATGATGGACTACTACCTAGGCGACATCATCCGCGAGACCGGCAAGATCGCCTTTGCCGGCGGTTGCGCGCTGAACGTCAAGCTGAACCAGAAGATCATCGCCCGTCCGGAAGTGAAGGAGCTGTTCGTCCAGCCGGCCTCCGGCGACGCCGGCACCTCCGTGGGCGCCGCCGCTTATGTCTCGGTCAAGCGCGGCGTGCCGGTGGAGAAGATGGAGCACGTCTACCTCGGCCCGTCCTTCAGCAACGAGGACGTGATCGCCGCCTGCGCCCGTCACCCGCAGAAGCCGGTGTTCAAGCGCATCGACAACACCCCGCAGCGGATCGCCCGGATCATGGTCGACGCCAACCCGGTGGCCTGGTTCCAGGGCCGCATGGAGTTCGGCCCGCGCGCCCTCGGCGGCCGCTCCATCATCGGCTGCCTGAGCGTGGCCGGCGTGGCCGATCGCATCAACGAACAGATCAAGTTCCGCGAGCGCTGGCGCCCCTTCTGCCCGTCGATGCTGGATACGGTCGCGGCGCAGATGCTCAAGGTCGACCACCCGTCGCCGTTCATGACCTTCACCTTCGAGGTCAACGACGAATGGAAGAACCGCGTGGGCGAAGTGGTGCACGAGGACGGCACGTCCCGCGCCCAGGTGCTGGAGCGCCGCCACAACCCGCGCTGGTACGACCTGATGAAGGAACTGGAAGTCCTCACCGGCAACGGCGTGTCCCTGAACACCTCCCTCAACCGTCGCGGCGAGCCGATGATCTGCTCGCCCACCGACGCGCTGAACATGTTCTACGGCTCGGACCTGCAGTACCTGATCATGGAAGACATCCTCGTCGTCAAGGAAGGCAAGGATTGGTATGACAATGTCGGCTAA